A window of Leptospira johnsonii genomic DNA:
TATGTCCCAAAACATAGTGAAGTCATTTGATGGAACGATTGCAAATGCAAGCGATCCTCTCTTAGGCGATTCTCCTTATAGTGCAGGTGGAAGAGCAATTAGCGGTACTACTAAAATTACCGAAGATTATAACTCGGGAAAGATCTTAGGATACCATGGCGGTATGGTAAACACTCTCCGCTTAGGGGTAGTGTACGATACTAGAGACTTAGAGCCGGATCCAAACCAAGGTGTGTTCTTAGAGGCGACCTACGAAAGATCCGCTAAAACTTTCGGATCTAATTTCGATTATTCCAAATATTTCACGCAGGCAAAATTCTTCTGGAGCCCATTCCCAAGAGTTTTCGACAAATTGGTTCTTGCGGGACGAGGTGGTTTCTCTGTCACGGAAGGTGATGCTCCATTCTTCGAATATAGAAATATGTGGGGAACAGAAGGTGTGATCTCTGGTCTTGGTGGACGTACTACATTAAGAGGTTATAAACAAGACCGATTCGTGGGACGTGCAATGGGTTGGGGTAATATAGAGCTTCGTTGGAAATTCGCTTCTCTCTCCGTTGCGGGACAACACTTTGCATTCAATTTCGTTCCCTTCTTAGACTTCGGACGGATTTGGGACGATGAGCATAAGGTCGGAACCAAGGATTATAAATATTCCCGAGGTATTGGGCTCAGGATCGCTTGGAACCAAACTACGATTATCATGTTCGATTATGCAGTTTCGAAAGAAGACAAGCAGTTGTTCGTAAACTTTAACCATGCGTTTTAAGGACAAAG
This region includes:
- the omp85 gene encoding Omp85 family outer membrane protein, whose product is MKHFLVRIGLIAILAFVYTQNISADPGLLDGCEKPPERTDLPFYISPKRQLCKKDLEKKKEGWFPTGLPLLNSDPNTGIGYGIRVFAYNNGKKEDPFFEYTPYKFRIYAQYFNTTKHRQYQDIAFDAPYVFGTQWRLRGEGVYDANPNTLFFGLGESSLQTLSYTERNQDGGQVFTNATFADQQRNLAYTRPGGPGDPVDVNGSVYNGFPAQNGFRVTNSQYNRYNLISPTAMLSGERSYVGGTVRLVAGIRMSQNIVKSFDGTIANASDPLLGDSPYSAGGRAISGTTKITEDYNSGKILGYHGGMVNTLRLGVVYDTRDLEPDPNQGVFLEATYERSAKTFGSNFDYSKYFTQAKFFWSPFPRVFDKLVLAGRGGFSVTEGDAPFFEYRNMWGTEGVISGLGGRTTLRGYKQDRFVGRAMGWGNIELRWKFASLSVAGQHFAFNFVPFLDFGRIWDDEHKVGTKDYKYSRGIGLRIAWNQTTIIMFDYAVSKEDKQLFVNFNHAF